The Tursiops truncatus isolate mTurTru1 chromosome 20, mTurTru1.mat.Y, whole genome shotgun sequence DNA window TGGCATACTTCACTCAAGATCAGAAAAAGTTTTGAAGTGTGATTTTTGAGTTTGTTCTGCTGAGTTTTAATAGCTACCCTTAAAAACTGGTATTTTCTCGCAGAAAGGAGATCACTTCTCAGCTTCAGGACACATTTGAtgttggttttacttttttttttttttttttttttacatatttctggTGCAAGAGTGAGGCCACGGCAGGTTATTGATAGTAGAAGATAGATGTCCCTTACACACTAAGTTGACCCAGCATCATAGAATCTACGATAGTGGCATTTGTTCTAGAAGGGCAGCTTACATGCCTGTATCTCAGCACACCAAATCATGTACTTTGCTTAGATAAGAGGAATGTGGGTTCTTAGGTTAGCATTTGGGGACACTTTGGTGTTTTGGCTCctgataaagaataaaagaattttgttttttgtttcagcCCGTGGTCTGGACATTCCTTCAATTAAGACTGTCATTAACTACGATGTGGCACGAGATATTGATACCCATACGCATAGGATTGGCCGAACAGGACGAGCGGGTGAGAAAGGCGTGGCCTATACCTTGCTGACACCCAAGGATAGCAATTTTGCCGGTGACCTTGTCCGGAACTTGGAAGGAGCCAATCAGCATGTTTCCAAGGAACTCCTAGATCTGGCCATGCAGGTGAGGGGCTGGACACACTTCAGGTTGCTCCAGGTTGTAAAACTAAGCGAAAAAATTTCAATATGCCAGAGGCAGATAACATAGAAACATGACAGCAAAGCTGGGCAGGCAGCACTTGTGAAGTGTAGGTTGGTGTTGTAGGACATTAAAACTCATCTGGCCTGTCCTCTCATCCTCTCTTTTCAGCAACATTTATGTTGAACAGCTATTCCTTTGTGCTAAAATCTGTCCCTGTGacatttctctctgcttttgccCCATGTCACACTTGTGAGCAAATCTAATATCAAAGAAAGCTACTAGTCTCCTCACTGCCCTTTTCCCCAAAGTTTTTTCTTTGGGGGGCTAAAAATGTatgatgtctttaaaaaaaaaaatgtatttcactaCTTCTCAGACCTAGATCTCAGACCTTTGACTACACTGCTTACCCATTTAAAACTGAGTGAGGCATTCTACTGAATTCAACCTTGAGTTGTCTTAATACACACAGTCCCCAAATTACAAATGGATTTGTAGAGACTGATAGTAGAGACTTATGTGTTTTTCAAATTCATAGGCCAGCCTACAGAACTGTTCACCCATAATGCAGTTGTACTGTGGTACTGCCTGTGCTTCCAGACCTGGGAGTAAAGGACCTGCATTGCAGGGGAGAGTAGAAtaatgtttcctttcctttcgCGGAGAGCCAGTCCTGAATTAAATACAAGATGTATTTTGTCTGTGGCATTTTCCTACATCTCATTGTGCCTCAGGCTTTCTCTGCTCTCAGACTGATCAGCTTCCCTGATTAGCACCTTGCCCAGCCTGCCCTACCtttcaagtacttttttttttttgataaatttattttatttttggctgcgtttggtcttcgttgctgtgtgcgagctTTTTCTAGCTgcagtgaacaggggctactcctcgttgcagtgcgtgggcttctcattgcagtggcttctctgttgtggagcacgggctctaggcgcgcgggcctcagtagttgtggctcacgggctctagggcgcaggctcagtagttgtggcacttggacttagttgctccgcggcatgtgggattttcctggaccagggcttgaacccgtgttccctgcattggcaggcggattcttaaccactgcgccaccagggaagccctcaggtacTTTTTGAGTGTAATGTGATTGTCAGATAAAGCTCTAACCACCCCCAGAGATGTTATATATAGATTGTCTGAGAAATAGAGAATAAATTCATTTTCCTCAAGGAAGTTAGAAATGGCCAGAGTAACAGCTCTGCATCTGAGGTGTATCTTAATCACTTCCCTTCCTGGAGCccctgaaggaaggaaggagcagtaAAAGGAAGCCTTAGATAAGGCTCCTGACAAATATGACGGATGAAGCTACCAAAAAGCAGCTAATCTGTGGTGCCTGTGAACAGTTCCTCCTTTGCTACAGATACATTtgcaaaagatgaaacaaaaagttCTTCCCATTTAGTTTCCTTTTTGATCTCGTCCCGTTCCTCTGGGCGCCTCTTCCTCCCATGTCTTAACCTTGAATTGTGTTCAATGCAGAATGCCTGGTTTCGGAAATCCCGCTtcaaaggagggaaagggaaaaagctgAACATTGGTGGAGGAGGCCTAGGCTATAGGGAGCGGCCTGGCCTCGGCTCTGAGAACACGGTGAGTCCTGGATGTTAGGATTATTCTTGTCTGAGAGCCTCTTAACGTGACTTTCTATTGAAGAAGCACCTGTGTGTCCTTGACTGACTAGGCGTGCTCAGGATACCAGTTTAGAttagcagtggttcttaaactgtggtccctggaccagtagCACATGCAAACTCGTGCCCCACCCTAGACCTGGTGAATCCAGCTCTGGAGGTGGGGCCCAGCAGTCTGTCCACCAGCCCTCCAGCACTGGCCTAGAGCCGAGGGTCACTCTGTAAACTCCAGCTACAGCTTGTAACTAAACTCAGGAATGATTCCTACATTCTGGGAAATCGAACCAGAGATATGAGAGCTAGCTTTTCTCACAGAACAGTAACAGAAGCTCCCCCTGACTGGCTTTCTTAACTTTGTTTCCTGTCACTTTCTTAAGCCAAGGAAGAAAGCTGCCAGTCTCCATTTCTGCATCATCACAGTTAACTTGGTGTCTTTGTTACATACAAAATCTGTCCCCATGTTACAGTGATGATGACGATGTGGGTCATGCAGATAGATGGTAGTGAGAACTGAATATGTGCCAGGGCCAGCCCGGGCAGCCACACGTTAGCTCAGTCTCCACAGCCACTCAGAGTAAGTACAGATGATAAAACGGAGGCACCCGAGGTCacactgtgctgagcactgaAGCTGAGGTTTCAGACTCTTTAGGGTCTGGACTTGGAGGCTGAGCAGTCATGTATGTGCTGTACTGCCTTGTGGCCTTTTCAGCCTTAAcgtaatttttatataattacataaaCATGTTTATATTTGTGTCTGTAAATAATACCAAGTGATCAGCTTTGGGCATAATCTGACCTCATGTCTGACCATTCTGGTTAGTTCCCAGAAATAGAATTATTGGGTTGAAAGgcataagcatttttaaatgattcattacCGTGCCTCTTTTCTCACAAAGCATAACTTTCTAAAAATTTCCCATTCCCATTTCAGCTCCCACTTCAGTTTTCAGTATATTGAGGCCCAGTCTGTGGCAGTGGGCTTTCCTACTTACTCTTCCATCCTCATGAGTGTGTTGATTTTTTAGGACCGAGGAAGTAACAACAATGTAATGAGCAATTATGAGGCCTACAAGCCCTCCACAGGAGCCATGGGAGATCGGCTGACGGCAATGAAAGCAGCTTTCCAGGTCGGTCTGAAATTAAGCATTTAGTTAAGAGCTTTCACTGGTAACTCTTGGGCAGTGAGGAGGGGCCCTAGTCTTCCTGAGATGGTAGCTGGCCTCGTAGACTTGATGTTTGCTGGATTTAGGTAGGGCCTTCTCCTGTTTTCAGTTTCGAATATCACCGTAACTGCAGCTTACCTAGAGCTGCAGGTGTAGCGCCTAGAGAAACCCCTCTTGCTGGTCATCTACTTCAGTCATGCTCAGGGCCCTCCTCCTACAGCAGGATTGGTGTTCCCTCCCTGCCTTAACAGCCTTCAAGGCTCCAAGGCTCTTGTAATCTGGTTGAGAGTAATTGCCATTTTTTAGCTAAGACAAGCTTGATTCTGTGTCTCTTGTGAACTCTGAACCCATCATCCTTCTATACCTCCAGTTAGCTAGCTGGCATCCAGTTAACTAGCTGGGCCATCAAGTTTAACTTACTGTCTTACCCACTGTTGTTGTCTCTCTTTTAGTCACAGTACAAGAGTCACTTTGTTGCTGCCAGTTTAACCAACCAGAAGGCTGGAAGCTCTGCTGCTGGGGCGAGTGGATGGACTAGTGCAGGGAGCTTGAATTCAGTTCCAACTAATTCAGCCCAACAACAGGGCCATAACAGTCCTGACAGCCCCATTGCCAGTGCCACAAAGGGCATCCCAGGCTTTGGCAGTACTGGGAACCTCAGCAGTGCCCCAGTGACCTATCCTTCTGCCGGAGCCCAGGGAGTCAACAACACAGCTTCAGGGAATAACGGCCGAGAAGGGATTGGGGGTGGCaatgggaaaagagagagatacACTGAGAACCGGGGTGGAAGCCGTCATAGTCACGGAGAGAGTGGGAATCGGCATGGCGATAGCCCACGTCATGGAGACGGTGGTCGCCATGGAGAGGGATACCGCTACCCAGAAAGCAGCAGCCGTCACGCTGATGGGCGCCGTCATGCTGATGGCCATCCTCATGGCGAGAACAGGCATGGAGGAGGTGGAGGCAGACATGGAGAGAGCCGAGGTGCAAATGATGGTCGGAATGGTGAAAGCAGGAAAGAAATTTGTAATCGTGAAAGCAAGGTGGACCCCAAGGTGGACAGCACCAAGATGGACAAGATGGACAGCAAGACAGATAAGACTACTGATGGCTTCGCTGTCCCCGAGCCACCCAAGCGCAAGAAAAGTCGATGGGACAGTTAGAGGGTATGTGCTGAAGCGTGAAATcaattgtcttttaattttatttttagaaagactTTTGGTAACTAGGTGTCTCAGGGCTGGGTTGGGGCACAAGGTGTAAGGACCCCCTGCCCTTAGTGGATAGCTGGAGCTTGGAGACATTACCCTGTCATCTGGATAATTTTCCAGATGTTTTCTTGGGAAGCTGCTTTGGTCCTTAGAAACAGTCAGAGTTGGGCAGCTTCTTTTGGCTCTGGGTGAGTGTCACGAAGGTCAGTTGAGGATATCTTGGAAGAAAGGGCCTTACAGGGCACAAAACTCACTCTAGGTTTATATGTAGTACATATTTTTTACTAAAATGTCACCTTAAAAACACCtacaaataaaattctttttctgtggCTAGTCAGGCCCCATTTGAGACAGGCTTCTGCAGCCTAGTCCATGGTGGTAGGGGGATGTGCAGCAAAGCGCTTCCCAAACATCTGCAGGTTAGGGGAGGGGTCTGATTCTAAGTGAGAGTTGATGCTCAGGTTTCCCAGCCAGGTTCGTGTCCAGTCCTGAGACATGAAGCAGCAGCCTGCCAGATCCAGAGTCCCTACAGCTGAGGGGGGAGAGAGGGTCCTGGAAACAGGACTGCTCTGGGTCTGAAGTGttgctaaatttaaaaaacaaaaacctgacaaCAGCTTTTAAATTGTCTTCTcctatttcattgtattttttttaacttgccatAATGGTAGGAAAATCTTTTGCTGAAATGATTTTGACGATTTTTGTTCTATCTATCTtgtttataaaaggaaaagaaatacacatacatCAAATTTTGTGACTTTGTGAAGGTTTCTTTAAGATGTGCATTCCTTTCTGCTTGCTCTAGTAAATGTTTTACTACTGGGACCTGTGGATGGCTTGTCATTTCTACGTCACCATGAGTCGGGACATATTAAATATGATGTAGGACAGTGCACATGGTGTGAACACCCAGATGTTTTTTGAGTTATCAAGTTACCAGGAACTAAACTGTTGTCAGACATCTATCAATCAATCATCCTGGTTTTATTCAGATGATAATGGGGGAAGACTTGAGAGGCCCACTTGCCCAAGAATAGACTACAGTGAATGCCACTGAACTTCGCCTTAGGATCTAAAAATGGTGTGACTTCTCGCCCAGCACCACAGGAGGGTTGTGGGCTCTGACAGCACCGACAAGACATTTTAGCGGGGCTTTAACGGGAGCCCTTTCTTCCAGCCAGGAAGATGTCCCCCTCACTGCCCAGGGCCACCACGAGTTCAGGTACCTCAAATCTGTCTCTTCAGATGACTGCCGTGCAGGCAAGGGTGGGTAGGGCTGGTACAAAGGAGGCCAGAAGCCGCACCGAATCGCTCCTCGTCCTTACAGTCAGTCCCTCAGAGGTTCTGGTGGCTCCGCTCACTTCCGCTTGTGCTTTTTCTTCTGCTCCTTCCGTTGCTGTGCTCTTTGGTCCTTCTTCATTCTCGAGTCCACCACCTTGAAGTGACCTCTGACCCCAGCTGGCCGGCCCACTTTGCGGCCCACACCTTTTTTGGCTACAACATAGGTGACTTGGCGTTTCTCCTTTCCAAGCCCAGCTTTCTTATAGAGACTGTAAATGGAAGACACAGGTTAGAGACTTTCCACCACTCCTTCACCCCCGTGTACCTTTGTGGGTGACCCCCCTGCCCCTCACCTTCGAAGCTGTGCCGCTTTCTCCCGTTCTGAGATGTCCACTGTGTTGACCACAGCTTCTGCCTTCTTCTTGGTTTGCTCCAGCTTCTTCAGCATctgtgggggggggtgggggaacctCGGTCAGGTTGACCTCTTTTcctacccctgccccacccacccagaATCTCAGGCAGCCCCACTGCTTACCCTCCGTTTCTTCCTGGCCTTGGCCTCAGCCACTTTCTTGATGGGACGTGCATTGATTTCCCGCCAGCGTTTCCGGTAATGCTCCACCTCTTTCTTATCAATAGGCAGTTGTCGTATCCTGTGCTGCTTTTCCTCCTGCACAAACCAGTCTGGAAGCTCCCCCTCATCCTCATTAAATGTGTACCTTGGTGGAGAGGACACCAATCTAGGCTTTCAAAGAAATCATTCCTCCCCTCTTCCTCGCCCCACCCCTTCTCGGGACCTTCTGCCCCCTACCGGCTGAAGGAGTCATCTATGAGGTCCCTCTTGGCTTTTTTGGAAGAAGCAATAATAGCACCTAGAGCAAGGCCTTCAGGGTCCAGTATCCGATGTTTCActagagagggaagaaggaaggaagtcaaAGCTCAGTCCCCAACACTGACCCCTCCATGTTGCCTCCCATTCTAGTAGGTGCAGAGCTCTCGCCTGGGTCCTTGATAGGCACGACCTCAAACCCGACATCATCATCATCTGACTTAGGCCCACGGCTTCGCTTCTTCCTGCCGCGTGGTTTCCAgctgtgggagggaggaggaccGTGCACGCATGTCTCACCGTTAGCCACACCACTCGGGCCCACTCCTACTCACCTCACCCCTGGTTCTTAGTTAAAAATGCTTGGGGAACTTCCAGAAATCTTGCCACCCAGGCTGTACTGCAGACCACTCAAGTTAGAATCATCAGCATTTAAAGTTCTCCATCTGCAGTCAGAGCTGCAAACTCCCAATTACAGAGTACTGGTTACAATCACTGCTTCCTCTTCAGCTCTTCTCCCATCAGCTGCAACCACTCACCTCTCTTCACCCTCACTGCTACTGCTGTCACTGTCAGAACTGTCATCTCTCTCTTCCCCGCCAGGGCCAGTGGCAGCCTCTGTCCCTGAAGGAGCCTCTGCCCTCTCAGGGGCCTCATCCTGGCACGGGGGAGGTTTGTTCTCCATCTTCACACCGGAAGGCAGTGGTGGCAGCTGCTGCCCCTTGTGACGGCTCTCGTACAACAGCTGGGCCTGACGGATCTCCAGGGCCTCGTCGGCATCATCCCCAATCCCGCTGAAGCCATCCTGCGATGGGGAAATCGTCAGGCACCCTTTGCCCAGGGAATGCCAGTCCCTGTGTGTCTTGGCCACCAGCCTCTGCTCACCTTTGAGAACCACAGGCTGGCCTGTTCTTCCTGCAGTAGTGCCTTTTCCTCCAATGGTACCAGCAATggattctcttcttcctcctcctctttaccATCTTGCACTTCAGCAAACCGTACACTGTACACCCAAGGAAAGTGGGTGGAGGGTCAGTGCCCTGGAGGGCTTGCTGCTGCCCACACTCCAACTGGCAAGCCCTGCCACCAGCTCTGCTTCGGACTTGAGCTGAGGGTGCCCTGCAGacacctccccacacccctcccccctccttacCACTTTTGGTCCTTTAGACTCTGAGGTTCTCTGACTCCTGCCAGCTCCTCTGGATCCAGGTCACTATCCAGAGATGTATCATCCTCCTCCTCAACATCTGATATGTAGATGTCATCTCTTGGCAGGTCAGACAAAAACGTGTCTGCAGCACTCATGTCCCCCTGTGTTACCTCCTCTAACAACTGAGGTttgacagagaaacagagatcaaGGGCACTGACAAGGTAcatactgcttttttccttcatattcaTCACCTTAGTTTATCCTCAGCAACGCTAGAAAACACACTGTGTCAAGTACATAATATCTTCTTTTACAGACAGGGAAGTGATGGGATTAACCATTTAAAACATCCCACTCTAGGCCAGATCATTCAGCTGTGTCTTCTTCAGTGGTAGCAGAAACAGGTTTATGGAAAAGTACCCCACGGTCTAATTAGCGTcggattttaaaatgttctaaaacactgctttttaaaaaattactttcagaaGGCACCTTATCACCAGCGAATAACATCTACAACTCTTGTTTCCACTGAATAAAGAAGCCCATGCCGTATACATCTAACAGGAAGCACTGTTTCACTAATAATGTCAACTCCAAGATCTGTTTTCCTCGTGGCAACTATAGCTATTTCTTGAATCACATACCAGGAATTacaccatcttttttttattccttccaaAAACGCTAGTAGGTAggtctatcattttcttttacagataaggaaactgaggcagagagcacGTAAGTGGTAGTCTGCTCCAGGACCACTGTGCTCTACTGCCCCCTCAACAATACGAGCTGGTTACTACCTTCCCACACGAGAGCCACGAAAGCTCATTGTTTGTGATGCTGCTTTTACCAGGAAAAGCAGACTCCAGTATTCGGCAGAAAGCACCATCCCGCAGCCGGGTGCAGCAAGGTGCTAACTTGGTCTCAGTCAACTGAAGAACGCTGTGCCCCTCTTGAGGGAGACCCTCCCTCACACGTGCTCGTAACCCAGGCACCCTGGCTGCATCGCCTATAACCTGAGCTTCCTGCAACGAGGGCCTCTTGGTTCTGATATTCTAGTTCTACAAGGATAAATCTACGCCACACTCACAAATCTTCCTACTTTCATTATTTTAGGGGTGTGTTCTTTCCCGGCCTTTGAGACACAaggctcttgtttttttcccAATCTCCCCATATCACGTCATTTACGGGTGAAGACAGCAACCATGAGCCATGATCTTTCAGCACACTTACCAAAAAGACATCCGACGCCCCAACTCCAAATACCCAAACAGATCCTCCTGTCCCCTCAGTGGGCCCCAAACCCCGCCTCACCTGGTGACCCCGGATGGTGCGCAGGGAGAACATGCCAGTCTCCCCCTCGTCTGCGATGGAAACCCCGGGAAGATCCATCTTCAGCTCCACACGTTCCCGCTGCTTCCTCTGCTCACGCAGcagcttctttttcttcctgagggTATGGTTTGAGGAATTAAAGCTGCCCAGCTCTGAAGATCCCCATCCGTGCCTTCACCCTCTCTCCCCATCTTCACCCACCGAGGGACTCTGCCTTGCGGTTCCCCAagctcctccccagctcccctcaCCTCTTTAACTCCGCCACCTCCTGGGCCTTCATCTCTGCCAGGGTCCGGtccagctcctcctcctcctccgagGGCTGCGGCCCCATCCCAGCTGCGGACTCCTCCTCttcaccttcctcttcctcccctgagCTGAGGCTGACAGAGTAGTTGCAGGAGTCGGTTATTTTCCCAGATGCTTCCCCTCAACACCCAGTCAACAATTGCCCTGGTttagctccctcctcacctgatGTCCAGTGCCTTTGCTTGTTCTTTCAGTTTCTTGGCCACATACCGCCGAAGCTTCGTTCTCCAGTTCAGTAGGGACCTGCCCCAGAGATACCATTCCTGACCTTGCTGTCTCCCTTTTGTCCTCACCTCCTCGTTTTGGGCCCATACCCCGAATTTC harbors:
- the FTSJ3 gene encoding pre-rRNA 2'-O-ribose RNA methyltransferase FTSJ3 isoform X2, with the translated sequence MPVSSLIVGVDLVPIKPLPNVVTLQEDITTERCRQALRKELKTWKVDVVLNDGAPNVGAGWVHDAYSQAHLTLMALRLACDFLSRGGCFITKVFRSRDYQPLLWIFQQLFRRVQATKPQASRHESAEIFVVCQGFLAPDKVDSKFFDPKFAFKEVEVQAKTVTELVTKKKPKAEGYAEGDLTLYHRTSVTDFVRAANPVDFLSKASEISLDDEELARHPTTTEDIRACCQDIRVLGRKELRSLLNWRTKLRRYVAKKLKEQAKALDISLSSGEEEEGEEEESAAGMGPQPSEEEEELDRTLAEMKAQEVAELKRKKKKLLREQRKQRERVELKMDLPGVSIADEGETGMFSLRTIRGHQLLEEVTQGDMSAADTFLSDLPRDDIYISDVEEEDDTSLDSDLDPEELAGVREPQSLKDQKCVRFAEVQDGKEEEEEENPLLVPLEEKALLQEEQASLWFSKDGFSGIGDDADEALEIRQAQLLYESRHKGQQLPPLPSGVKMENKPPPCQDEAPERAEAPSGTEAATGPGGEERDDSSDSDSSSSEGEESWKPRGRKKRSRGPKSDDDDVGFEVVPIKDPVKHRILDPEGLALGAIIASSKKAKRDLIDDSFSRYTFNEDEGELPDWFVQEEKQHRIRQLPIDKKEVEHYRKRWREINARPIKKVAEAKARKKRRMLKKLEQTKKKAEAVVNTVDISEREKAAQLRSLYKKAGLGKEKRQVTYVVAKKGVGRKVGRPAGVRGHFKVVDSRMKKDQRAQQRKEQKKKHKRK
- the FTSJ3 gene encoding pre-rRNA 2'-O-ribose RNA methyltransferase FTSJ3 isoform X1, with translation MGKKGKVGKSRRDKFYHLAKETGYRSRSAFKLIQLNRRFQFLQKARALLDLCAAPGGWLQVATKFMPVSSLIVGVDLVPIKPLPNVVTLQEDITTERCRQALRKELKTWKVDVVLNDGAPNVGAGWVHDAYSQAHLTLMALRLACDFLSRGGCFITKVFRSRDYQPLLWIFQQLFRRVQATKPQASRHESAEIFVVCQGFLAPDKVDSKFFDPKFAFKEVEVQAKTVTELVTKKKPKAEGYAEGDLTLYHRTSVTDFVRAANPVDFLSKASEISLDDEELARHPTTTEDIRACCQDIRVLGRKELRSLLNWRTKLRRYVAKKLKEQAKALDISLSSGEEEEGEEEESAAGMGPQPSEEEEELDRTLAEMKAQEVAELKRKKKKLLREQRKQRERVELKMDLPGVSIADEGETGMFSLRTIRGHQLLEEVTQGDMSAADTFLSDLPRDDIYISDVEEEDDTSLDSDLDPEELAGVREPQSLKDQKCVRFAEVQDGKEEEEEENPLLVPLEEKALLQEEQASLWFSKDGFSGIGDDADEALEIRQAQLLYESRHKGQQLPPLPSGVKMENKPPPCQDEAPERAEAPSGTEAATGPGGEERDDSSDSDSSSSEGEESWKPRGRKKRSRGPKSDDDDVGFEVVPIKDPVKHRILDPEGLALGAIIASSKKAKRDLIDDSFSRYTFNEDEGELPDWFVQEEKQHRIRQLPIDKKEVEHYRKRWREINARPIKKVAEAKARKKRRMLKKLEQTKKKAEAVVNTVDISEREKAAQLRSLYKKAGLGKEKRQVTYVVAKKGVGRKVGRPAGVRGHFKVVDSRMKKDQRAQQRKEQKKKHKRK